The Salvia miltiorrhiza cultivar Shanhuang (shh) chromosome 2, IMPLAD_Smil_shh, whole genome shotgun sequence DNA window GATGGGACGGCGGACCCAAAGGAGCATATGGCATGGTTTGAGGGATTAGTTGCGTTACATCAGTATGCTGAAGGCATCAAATGCCGGATCTTTGTCACCACACTTTCTGGGGTTGCCCAGCGCTGGTTTCGTAATTTGAAGGCTGATTCTATTCACTCTTTTGGAGATCTATATCTCACGTTCATGAGACAATTTGCCAATGCAACACAAGTGAAAAAAACGGTTATGTCATTAATGGACATAATGCAAGAGGCTCATGAGACATTAAGAGAATACATCGCTCGGTTCAACGTGATAGCATTGGACGTACTTGACGTGGAGTCACAAATCAAAGGATATGCATTTGTTAAGGGTTTGAAGCCAGGACCGCTCTTTGATAGGCTCCTTATAACACCCCCGCgagattttgatgacatcatggctGTTCTACCCGGGTACTTGCAATTGGAAGATGCCAAGGCAGCATGGAAAGCAGAATCTGACAAACATCGATCAAAGAAGAGTGACAATAATACCGAGCATAACGATAGGCATTATCAAAGGGCACCATATAAAGGACTACCACCAAGAATCCCAACAATGTCTATAGAAATGCAGAGCACACCACCCAGAGCGGCACGGGATGAAGGAGAGGGAAGAGATGGAGAGGATATGCGCAGACGAACGCCTTTGAATAGGCATGTGGAGGAGATTTTCCATATTATCAAGGATGAACGGTGGTTCCGGGCACCATGGGACTATACCCAAGGAGACCCAAAGCCTAGGCGAAATAAATCTTTATATGAATACCATAATGCGTATGGACACTCGACTGCGCAGTGCGGGCATCTCCAACACCAATTAGAGATTTTGGTAAGGAAGGGATTACTAGATAGGTTTATCGATGGACTCCACAGGGATACACCTAAAAGACAGCGTAATGATAATCACAATCGCGAGCGTGATTATAGAGAAAAAAGAAGAACTCAGGGGAGAGAAAGATGAGGCGGATACGAAGAACACAAGGACCACGCAGAAAACAGACACAATGAGAAAAGAAGGCAAGAAGTACCTGAGCGGCCCCCGTTCTGACGGGAGGTGCACATGATCATCGGAGAAAATGGCATGCCCACATCGAATAGAGCAGAAAAATAGATAGTACGCGCGGTCAGAACAGGACACTATGCTCAGACTGTAATGGCCATAAATGACGCCACTCCCGATCCAATCATTTCATTTGGG harbors:
- the LOC131008066 gene encoding uncharacterized protein LOC131008066 yields the protein MIPRLNGSPFSNEILLEPFPVNYRPISLDYDGTADPKEHMAWFEGLVALHQYAEGIKCRIFVTTLSGVAQRWFRNLKADSIHSFGDLYLTFMRQFANATQVKKTVMSLMDIMQEAHETLREYIARFNVIALDVLDVESQIKGYAFVKGLKPGPLFDRLLITPPRDFDDIMAVLPGYLQLEDAKAAWKAESDKHRSKKSDNNTEHNDRHYQRAPYKGLPPRIPTMSIEMQSTPPRAARDEGEGRDGEDMRRRTPLNRHVEEIFHIIKDERWFRAPWDYTQGDPKPRRNKSLYEYHNAYGHSTAQCGHLQHQLEILVRKGLLDRFIDGLHRDTPKRQRNDNHNRERDYREKRRTQGRER